In one window of Miscanthus floridulus cultivar M001 chromosome 12, ASM1932011v1, whole genome shotgun sequence DNA:
- the LOC136498099 gene encoding uncharacterized protein, which translates to MPPPPPSCPAAPPRPDNLMPDLSTAPPRIDAAADPSPSSEPQGTPPRSADRESSTECSAPEDSSDDFVLDSGAAVHATARADLLSDPKPPDEGTIVRTRVGGILPVLAVGCVRRPRFMVPQVHHARQLKNGCTAVISVRQLARQGLVITFGSDSCSVKEQSTGALVGEGRLREEDGFYHLGYLRVPQS; encoded by the exons atgccgccgccgcctccgtcttGCCCCGCCGCGCCTCCTCGACCCGACAACCTCATGCCTGATTTGTCCACGGCACCGCCGAGGATCGACGCCGCTGCAGATCCTTCTCCCTCCAG CGAACCGCAAGGGACTCCGCCACGCTCCGCCGATCGGGAATCGTCGACCGAGTGCTCAGCGCCTGAAGACAGCAGCGATGACTTCGTCCTCGACTCCGGCGCCGCCGTGCACGCCACGGCCCGCGCGGATCTGCTCTCCGATCCAAAGCCACCCGACGAAGGGACCATTGTGCGCACGCGCGTCGGCGGAATCCTGCCGGTCCTCGCCGTGGGCTGCGTACGAAGGCCGCGGTTCATGGTGCCCCAAGTCCATCACGCCCGTCAACTCAAGAACGGGTGCACTGCCGTCATCTCCGTGCGCCAGCTCGCGCGGCAGGGCCTCGTCATCACCTTCGGCAGCGACTCTTGTAGCGTCAAGGAACAGAGCACCGGTGCGCTCGTCGGGGAGGGGCGACTCAGGGAAGAGGACGGCTTCTACCATCTCGGCTACCTCAGGGTCCCTCAAAGCTGA